GCTCCGCTGGAGAGACCCTCCTCGCGGCTCTAGCAAAGGCGTACTATAGAAAATTGTTCTCGGACGGTCAAACGCAACAGCATGCTTGTTATCGTTTACGGAACTGGTCAGATTCCCCTCCCCGAGATCTGCAGAATCCGCTAACCTTCCGCTCCGGGGATCGAGGAGCGATCCCACTGCATCTGGAATGGATTCTGAAGCAGACCGCATGTCGACCGCATACGAACATCGCTGGAACCCGATCGAATGGCTGGGGGAGAAAATCGTCTCTCCGATCGCCGTGGTCGGCGATTTCACGCTGTTCTCGCTGATGGCCATCCGCTGGGCTCTGCTGGGAATTCCTCGTGGTTCCGTGCTCTGGCCCAATCTTTATCAGATTGGCGTGCTCAGTCTCCCGGTGGTGCTGGTGACCGGGGGATTCATCGGCATGGTGCTGGCTGTTCAGTCTTTTGATCAACTGAGGGTGATGCATCTGGAATCACGACTCGGTTCTGTTGTGAATATGACCCTCGTTAAGGAACTCGGCCCGGTGCTGGCGGCGACGATGCTCGCCGGCCGTGTGGGCAGCGCGATTGCCGCAGAGCTCGGGACGATGCGCGTTACCGAGCAGATCGATGCTCTCGAAGCTCTTGGAGCCGATCCGATTCAATATCTTGTCGTGCCGCGGCTGCTGGGCTGCGTACTCTTGATTCCGCTGCTCACGATCCTGGCCGATACCACCGGGATGTTATGC
The genomic region above belongs to Rubinisphaera margarita and contains:
- a CDS encoding MlaE family ABC transporter permease, with the translated sequence MSTAYEHRWNPIEWLGEKIVSPIAVVGDFTLFSLMAIRWALLGIPRGSVLWPNLYQIGVLSLPVVLVTGGFIGMVLAVQSFDQLRVMHLESRLGSVVNMTLVKELGPVLAATMLAGRVGSAIAAELGTMRVTEQIDALEALGADPIQYLVVPRLLGCVLLIPLLTILADTTGMLCGWIFSVTVLDINSYYYWFHTFEYVTLLDLYSGIIKSLGFGAAIALVACHRGFHARAGAEGVGNAATQTFVFSFVLILFLDFLAGVFLSQVYLWMDAA